The genomic segment GATGGGCTCAGGCAGAGGAGCCCTCCCTGGGCAGGTGCTTAGCTCAGGGCGGTTGGATGAAATCGGCGTTTTTCAtcccaaacaaacagcagccGGGTGGCCCCCAGGGAGGGCAGTGCACGAAGGGCCCATTCCCCCCCCGCCGTTATGCATATGCACGCCCCAAGCAGCTTAATTTTTTCGATCTGGTTAAAGCATTAGGGGATTTGCAGTGGCGAGGTGGCTAAATCTGGAGCTGATGCCAACGGCAGTGCTGCACACCGAAGGGTTCGGGGCTGCGTCCCCACCAGAGTCGGGCAGCAGCACTTGGAGGGCGATTCCTCCTGCAgcgaggggctgcagggcacctCCCCAAGAAAAAGAGTGATTTTGGATGCCAGGGTCCTCCAGCAAGGCAGTGCTCGCACTTTGAGGACACCCCACCACGCTGGGTGTGGGGATGGAGCCACAATCTTGTATCTGCCTCTGAGATTTAtgactgagctgtgctgtgggctcagtgctgctgggctgtcGGTGGGTTTCAGAGTTAATGCACGCTCCTAACAGCAAAGGGAGCCGTGGTGAGCGCTGTGGGTCTGCAGTGATTTAAGGATTTCCCCAGTGATGAGTGCTGAATTtcagtggggtgggatggagctgcTCTAAGAATGCGTCCACTGAGCTTCACTGCATGGGGAAAACGGCCCAGGCTGGGCAAACTGGGAGAGCTGGAGGCCGATCCTGGGGCTCGCTGGTGGAAAACAGCCCGATGACACAGGCACTCGGTGCAGAACTGTTTGCTCATGGCCATGGCATCCTGTGAGCAATGATGGATGTATTTGTTGCTGTCTCCCATCTCTGAAAGATTTCAGGGCTTTATCTCGAGGCCAGCTCAGTGGGATGTTCCGGGGTGCCCAGAGCATTCTGCCCCAGGGCTTTGTAtggctggtgctgctcagccccacttCACCTTAACTTTGCCCATCTTGTGTTCTTTTCGCTGTACTTTATGCAGGGCAGGCAGATGCTGCTGGGCGAAAATACGGCATTTCTGTGGGGTGAGGGGGCAGTAATGGACCCCAATCACTGCTTTTTTGCTCCCAGCACgcacagctccagggatggcacGATCCCACCTCCCGCATCAAACCCAAACTGCCACACGACTCAGCCCGTCTGCGCTGTCCTCCGAGCGCTGTTCTCCTAaagttctcttttatttctttctcaccGCGCCCTTTGCATCCCTGAGATCTGCGCTGCCGCCTCCGGCGCTGTTTTTCCCCCGGGTAGGACTTAAGGTTTTAAGCGCTTAGGTCGGGTTTAGCTATTTTAGGCAGTGAGGTGTCTGCCCTCGGCCGGCCCCGCAGTCCCCGCTGCTCCTTGGCCGGAACCGCCCGAGGAGGCCCGGGGGGGTCGGGCGTTATCGGCCGGCGCAGCGCTTCctgcgcggggctgcgggcgccGATTCCTCGCGGGGGGAAGAGCGGATGCGCGGAGGCGGCTAAAAATACCCGCGGGCGTCGTGTTGTCATCTTCCCGCCCTGGAAAGATCCCGGAGGAGTTCCTGCGTGTGGGGACGGGGCGGAGGGGGCCATGATTTGGGGGGCTGTGCCTGACGGCGCTTTACTCCGGGAGTTGACCCAGGCGGGCGGTGCCCCGACGCCCGAATCTTTCCGTTtgctccctttctcctttttgctgCAAAACAAATTTGCTCCAAATCGCAGCGGGGACGGAGCGCAGCCCGCCGTGTTCTCCCCGCTGCAGAGCATCCCTGGGGAGAGGACGTGAGACGTGGGGGCGGCGGGGCTCAGCGTTCCTCAGCCCCAGATGCAGACCCGCTCCGGGTGCCCGACCTCGCCTGAGCAGATTATTTTCCAGCTGATCCTTTTCAGAGCAAAGCTGGGAAATAATCCCCCCCCGCAGCCGGGCACCCCCTCCCTGACCCGCTCCGGTCCCCCCTCCTGGCTGCGTTTTGGggggtgggtgctgggggggaACTTTGCGGGGGCTTTGTCACCGTCACCTTCAGTAATCCCCATTTAGTACCTGCGGGGGGGACGGGGCGGGGGGTGTGAAATGCTGGGGGTGTGAAGCGATGCGGCATGGGGCTGGGTGTTGCCTGGGTGCCCCCACGAGAGATCGGATGGGCACTGCAGGTGTAGCTGCatcccagtgctgtgcagcgCCGTGCTGAGCCTTTTTGGGGTGCGGGGGTCCATCCCTAACCCCCAGTGGGGTGGGGGCTTCCCGTGTTGTTGGTGGGGAAGCGGCCGTGGGAGGAAAGCTTTGTCCTGCATCCGGAGAGCCCTTCCCGTcgtggggaaggaggaaaggtttCCTCCCAGCACGGCCTCCGGGCGATAACGGgactttttctcttccttgcatTGGAACAGGGAGTTGTTCTAACAATTAGTGGGGCTTTGTTTtggtctgttttctttgttttctgttttattttgtttttgtacaaCTGGCACCCGGGGCTGAGACGTGTCCCGTTTTCCTGTGGGGCAGGTgtctgctcagctgtgctggaggtgcACGTGGGAACGGGCTCTGTCTACTCAGTGGAAGGGGAGGGAGCCGTGCTGCCCGCCTGGTACACCAGCAGCTCGCAGAAGAAGCCCTACATCAGCTGGATACTGAAaaaggcagctgctgagcactTCCAGGTGATGGGAATGGAGTGGTGGTGAGGTGCCCGTGATGAGGGGATTCTCGTGGTACCACGAGTGGGGGGACGTCCATGGTGGGGAGATGCTTACTGTTGCCCATGTTGGTGAGGGAACCGCGATGGAGAGGAGGTGCTCACAGTGCCCGTGATGAGAAGGTGCCCACAATGGGGAGATGCCTGTGATGCCCATGACAGGAGGATGCTTGAGATGCCCACGGAAGGCAGGTCTCCGTGATGAGGGGATGCTCGCGGTCCCCATGTTTGGGAGATTATGAGGAGGTGCTCATGATGGAGAGATGCCCATGGTTCAATGCTGTGGGTGCTCAGAGTATGAGTGAGAATGGAGGAGGCTCATGCAGCCACTGGTGCCCCCAAGACAGGATGTAGGGGGAATCCCCCTCCTGCAGTGCCATCCAGATTTGTATGAGCAGATCTTTTCTCCCTGCAGATCCTGACGTACCTGGACGGGGAGGTGAAAGTGGAGGAGACGGAGCTGAAGCCCCGCGTGGGGTTCCTGCACCCCGTCCTCACCCACAACATCTCACTTTTCATCAATGCCACGCGGGAGCAAGACTCAGGCCAGTACATCTGCTCTGTCAACGTGGTGGATGACATCATCAGCCCGATCAGGAGCATGGCCATAATCAACCTCACTGTGCTGGGTAAGGACCTGCAGGGCGCCCTGCATCCCCCGGTGCCCCTCGTGCTGGGACTGACGCTGATCCGGTGCCCGCAGTGCCGCCAGCGCCGCCAGCCTGCAGGCTGAAGGGCAGCCCCACGGTGGGAGCCAACGTGACGCTGAGCTGCGCCTCCCAGAAGGGCAAACCCTCCCCCCTGTACAAGTGGCAGCGCCAGGAGCCCACCAAGCAGGTCTTCTTTCCCCCCGCTCAGGGTAAGGTGGGCTGAGGGGGTGGGAAAACCCTGGCAGGGTTTGGTGGGGGGAGAGCTGGAGGGGTTGGGTTTGGGCCCTTGGTTCTTCCTGCCCCCAACTCTGCTGAGCTTCCCCTTAACTCTGCCCGTGCTCTTCCTTGTGCAAGGGGACAGGCGAAAGCCCCCATAGCTCTGCCCACTGCTGGAACATTGGGGGAGCATCCCCTGAACTCTGCCCCTGACCAACCTCACCCTGGGGCGACGCAGGGGACCATCCCTGTAACTCCTCCCGCTCCCATCCTCGCTGTGCTGGGAGGTGTGTGGTGGTGGGCAGGTGATCACAGAGCAGCACCTCAATTTCTGCCCCGCAGACCGGGCCAGGGGAACCCTGAAGCTGACGAACCTCTCTCTGGACATGTCGGGCCTCTATGAGTGCGAGGCGGAGAACCGCGTGGGTTCAGCCAAGTGCAGCATCATCCTGGAGGTGCAGTCAAGTGAGTGTGCGCCTGCGGGGCTGGGGACAGGGGCTCGGTCCCCACGGTGG from the Lagopus muta isolate bLagMut1 chromosome 22, bLagMut1 primary, whole genome shotgun sequence genome contains:
- the ESAM gene encoding endothelial cell-selective adhesion molecule, with translation MVALPPGALLLGALLGVCSAVLEVHVGTGSVYSVEGEGAVLPAWYTSSSQKKPYISWILKKAAAEHFQILTYLDGEVKVEETELKPRVGFLHPVLTHNISLFINATREQDSGQYICSVNVVDDIISPIRSMAIINLTVLVPPAPPACRLKGSPTVGANVTLSCASQKGKPSPLYKWQRQEPTKQVFFPPAQDRARGTLKLTNLSLDMSGLYECEAENRVGSAKCSIILEVQSTSEGAIIAGAVLGSVGALATVAFFTQRLLGYRRKKRDGQEEAANEIKEDAVAPKTPTWTRSRPADTISKTSTLSSIVGSRDRPYGASPPSYTASVLTAAGSYQGPPRAGPHPPATNGAPWHPPQPVTPPGGPPPSSLARAGAVPVMVPAQSRAGSLV